Below is a genomic region from Candidatus Nealsonbacteria bacterium CG07_land_8_20_14_0_80_39_13.
TGAAGAATTAAATTCCCCAGCTATTTGATTAACTTCGCGACGCCTTTTCAATCTTAACCCATTTTTTAACCATTTCAATTTCGTGTTCCAGTATTTGAAGCAGATCATCGCAAGAATTAATGTGTCCCGGGTCAATATGCTCTCGAATACTGCAAGCCAAATGGCGCGCATTCCTAATATTCGTAGCAAGACCTGATTCCGCCTCCATACCCTCTAAATCACCGAATAAATCCTCTTCTCTCCGTTTTTTCATCCTATCTCTTTCGTATTCCTTGAGAATACGCACAATATCTTCCTTTTCCATGGCCCTCCCCAATCTCTCTATTTCTTCTTTAATTTTACGCACTAATTTCTCTGATGGTTCCGGTACCTCTCTGATGTCTTCACCTTTTTTCATTTTTTTGATTTTTTCGTTTTTTTTAAAATAGATTATCTGAAAGCCATTCGGGCCTGATTTTCTTTTGTTTTTAATTTTTAAGGTCCTCCTTCAGATCACGTTAAGTAAACCAAATCGCTTAAATTTTGTCAAATTTTCTTCAAACAAAAAATCGTTCTGATAATTCGGAACGATTTTTTGTTAGGGTCCTGCTTGAGTAAATAATTCTAAAAATAAATTCCATGTGGGTGCCCAAGTTCCAGCCCAAGGGCTGAAATCATATCCGGCTCCCGAAGAAAAAGTTTGTAATAAAAAATTTACCGAGCAGAACCATATTGATTATAAATTAAAATAACTTTTTTTCAAATTAGAGATCCAGCGCTTTTACCAGCTGTTTAATCATGGAAACAACGACCGGAGGCGGCATCAGACTGTAAGAATCGATTCCTTCTTCGTCCTTGACTACCCAAGGCCTTTCCTTAACGCTTATTTCCTTAGTCCCCTCCTTTACCTCGCAGACATATTCCGGAGTAAGCTCGTAAGCATCGGTGTTTTCCTCCGCTTTATCAACAGGAACGCAATTTCTTAAAAAAACTTTTGGCGCGCCGTACAAAGAAAGAGCCTGTTTCATTAAAGCCTCGTCCTTTTCCAGCCTCTCCCTTATCGGCTCTATCCCCAACTCATCTCCTTCTTTTTGAACCATTACCGCGCCATTGCAGGCGGGATTATCGCACATTAAATAAAATTCTTTTTTTTCTTCGTCATATCCTATTTTAGAAGTAACCAACAGTTTTAAATTCCTTGAAGTCTGACAGACGGGACAAATTCTTCTCCATTTGATTCTCTCGTCTATTACTATCCCCGGAACGTCAATAAGAACAAAAACGTCTTTGTCATCCCTGTATCCGATCAAGTCCCTGAAAAACAAAGAATAAGAAATTTGGTCAAGATCCCTCGGAAAACCGTCTATGAAAAGGGTTCTCTTCGGCTTCTTGCTGATTTCCTCTTTTACCAAAGTCAATATTAATTCCGTGGACAGCAATTTCTTGGTGCTTCTGGTTTCCAAAGAAGAAATTATTTCTTCCAAGGGTAAAAATCCCCGGTAGTTATTTCTCAAAAATTCCACCAATTCTTTTTTCTGATTTTCATCTTTCAGTTTTGAGTCCAATGTTCTTATGATATCGCCTATGGAAAGATGCTCTATCTTGTCAGGGGCTATGAGCTCGGCGAACATTTTAGAATAAGTTCCCTTACCGGAACTTTTTTTACCCATAAGGTAAACGATGAAGGTATTTTTCTCAAGATAATCCCTTAATTTTTTTATTTCCGGACCTGCTTTGGCTTCAAAATAAAGCTTCCTCTCTTCAGAGTCAGTTAAGTTAAACTTCTTATCCAAACCTTCTATTTTTGTTTTAAATATTGGAAAATCCATAATTTGAAAATTGGTTATTGAGAATTGATAATTTTAAAATTATTTCCGTCAGAAATAATTTTAATGTCGCCCTGTTGGTCTGTTCTTAAAACTCTTATACCATATTTATTTAAGATATCCAAAGTCCCTTGACTGGGATGACCGTAAGTATTTCCAGCTCCAACCGAAATAACAGCTGTTTCCGGAGAGACAGCTGTAAGCAACTCTTCCGATGTTGAACTATTGCTTCCGTGATGAGCAATCTTCAAAACATTTGCCTTCACATCTGCCCCGCTTCCGATAATTTTCTTTTCAGCCGTCTTGCTGATATCGCCAGTAAAAAGAAATGAATTTTGGCCGAAAACCGCTTTGATAACAACGGAACTGTTATTAAAATTAGCCAACTCCTGTCCTTGAAGATTCTCCAAGGGGCTTAAAACTTCCATCGGAACATCGCCGGCGCTGATTGATTGTCCGGCTTGAGCGATGAAAACTTCCGCTTTTTCTTTTCTCAGAGCCTTCAGCCAATCGTCATATTCCCCTCTTTTCTTATCGGACGCCACGCCTGTCCACAAAATCTTTTCCACCCTGTATGATTTTAAAACCTCAATTAATCCGTCTAAATGGTCGTAATCGGGGTGAGTCAAAATAACCAAATCAATGGTCCTGTCCCAAAAAGGCATCTCCTTTCCCAATTTTTCCAAAACAGTTGAATCCGGACCTCCGTCAATTAAGATTTGTTGATTGCCGGGCGTTTCAATAAAAATGCTATCTCCTTGTCCGACATCAAAAAAATCAACTTCAAATAATTGAGG
It encodes:
- a CDS encoding MBL fold metallo-hydrolase; translation: MRNKDVQNYGREKVNRRSKLQKKNILFTKTAERRFLSSCGNMEIMKEGSRKIILGIFGFLIFVDALAWLAVWDLSRPQLFEVDFFDVGQGDSIFIETPGNQQILIDGGPDSTVLEKLGKEMPFWDRTIDLVILTHPDYDHLDGLIEVLKSYRVEKILWTGVASDKKRGEYDDWLKALRKEKAEVFIAQAGQSISAGDVPMEVLSPLENLQGQELANFNNSSVVIKAVFGQNSFLFTGDISKTAEKKIIGSGADVKANVLKIAHHGSNSSTSEELLTAVSPETAVISVGAGNTYGHPSQGTLDILNKYGIRVLRTDQQGDIKIISDGNNFKIINSQ